Proteins encoded by one window of Phoenix dactylifera cultivar Barhee BC4 unplaced genomic scaffold, palm_55x_up_171113_PBpolish2nd_filt_p 000121F, whole genome shotgun sequence:
- the LOC120104848 gene encoding uncharacterized protein LOC120104848 translates to MLIICLFYTYRGDDILLTEPSWSQVVNDLLNPAGQNLRIREDLQEFKRLFREDAMDYATCTANVKRKRPTPRSLRGGKAPWDKGEDDEDGEDDDDDCMGGPRRLNFRNQKEQWQQGYQTTTIVIITCATLLYII, encoded by the exons ATGCTAATTATTTGCCTCTTTTATACATATAGAGGAGATGATATATTGCTCACGGAACCTTCTTGGTCCCAGGTTGTTAATGATTTACTGAACCCAGCAGGACAGAATCTAAGAATCAGGGAGGATCTTCAG GAGTTCAAGAGGTTGTTTAGGGAAGATGCTATGGATTATGCTACGTGCACAGCTAATGTCAAGAGGAAACGGCCTACTCCAAGAAGTTTGAGAGGTGGAAAAGCTCCATGGGATAAAGGTGAAGATGATGAGGAtggagaagatgatgatgatgactgtATGGGAGGGCCACGAAGGCTCAACTTTAGAAACCAAAAAGAGCAATGGCAGCAGGGTTACCAGACAACAACAATTGTAATTATAACTTGTGCAACATTACTGTACATTATATGA
- the LOC103696425 gene encoding UDP-glycosyltransferase 88B1-like, translating into MGTVAEGPKESVVLYPSPGMGHLVSLVELGKLFLRQGLAVTVLIVDAPYKTGDTAPFIAAVSDALPALSFHRLPPVALPPNPSPNLEALAFDLLRLSNPNLRRFLLSLSPSPRALVVDFFCVHALDVAADLGLPAYIFFTSGAAVLATFFHFPALHSASSSSFKDLGRSPLHIPGLPPLPANHMPVPMLDRDDEAYKGFLYMSGRLPDSQGILINTFASLEPRAIEAISAGLCLTDGRPTPPIYPIGPLIAAEGRGKRGREECLSWLGTQPKRSVVFLCFGSLGLFSAEQLREMATGLERSGQRFLWVVRSPPSHDPAKKFAPPPEPDLDVLLPDGFLNRTKSRGLVVKSWAPQVDVLSHEAVGGFVTHCGWNSVLEAIMAGIPMIGWPVYAEQWMNKVFLEEEIRLAVAVEGYDKELVTAEEVEAKVRWLMESEGGRELTERTAAAKESAAAALREGGSSHSALMEVVGRWKRSRAP; encoded by the coding sequence ATGGGGACAGTAGCGGAAGGGCCAAAGGAGTCGGTGGTGCTGTACCCGTCGCCGGGGATGGGCCACCTGGTGTCACTGGTGGAGCTGGGCAAGCTCTTCCTTCGCCAGGGCCTCGCCGTCACCGTCCTCATCGTCGACGCCCCCTATAAAACTGGCGACACCGCCCCCTTCATCGCCGCCGTCTCCGACGCCCTACCCGCCCTCTCATTCCACCGCCTTCCCCCGGTCGCCCTCCCTCCCAACCCCTCCCCCAACCTCGAGGCCCTCGCCTTCGACCTCCTCCGCCTCTCCAACCCTAATCTCCGCCGCTTCCTCCtttccctctccccctctccccgCGCCCTCGTTGTCGACTTCTTCTGTGTCCACGCCCTAGACGTCGCTGCCGATCTCGGCCTCCCCGCCTACATCTTCTTCACCTCCGGTGCTGCCGTCCTCGCCACTTTCTTCCACTTTCCGGCGCTCcactctgcctcctcctccagcttcAAAGACCTCGGCCGCTCCCCTCTCCACATCCCCGGCCTCCCGCCGCTGCCTGCGAACCACATGCCGGTCCCCATGCTCGACAGGGACGACGAGGCCTACAAGGGCTTCCTCTACATGTCCGGCCGGTTACCCGACTCCCAGGGGATCCTCATCAACACCTTCGCTTCCCTCGAGCCGAGAGCCATCGAAGCCATCTCCGCCGGCCTCTGCCTCACTGACGGCCGGCCGACGCCACCCATCTACCCCATCGGTCCTCTCATAGCTGCCGAGGGCCGGGGCAAACGGGGCAGAGAGGAGTGTCTCTCGTGGCTCGGCACCCAGCCCAAGCGAAGCGTTGTGTTCCTATGCTTCGGGAGTCTCGGGCTCTTCTCAGCGGAGCAGCTCAGGGAAATGGCCACCGGGTTGGAGCGTAGCGGGCAGCGGTTCCTGTGGGTCGTCCGGAGCCCTCCGAGTCACGACCCGGCGAAGAAGTTCGCCCCGCCGCCCGAGCCGGACCTGGACGTGTTGTTACCCGACGGGTTTCTAAACCGGACGAAAAGCCGGGGACTCGTGGTGAAGTCATGGGCGCCTCAGGTGGATGTGCTGAGCCACGAGGCGGTGGGCGGTTTCGTGACTCACTGCGGGTGGAACTCGGTGCTGGAGGCGATCATGGCCGGAATTCCGATGATCGGGTGGCCAGTGTACGCGGAGCAGTGGATGAACAAAGTTTTCTTAGAGGAGGAGATTAGGCTGGCGGTGGCGGTGGAGGGGTACGACAAGGAGTTGGTGAcggcggaggaggtggaggcgaaggtgagatggctgatggaGTCGGAGGGGGGAAGGGAGCTGACGGAGAGAACGGCGGCGGCAAAGGAGAGTGCAGCGGCGGCGCTGAGGGAGGGGGGCTCGTCTCACTCGGCGTTGATGGAGGTCGTCGGCCGCTGGAAGCGCAGCAGAGCGCCGTGA